In one Rhizobium lentis genomic region, the following are encoded:
- a CDS encoding ABC transporter ATP-binding protein, whose translation MAELKLSTVNKAYGTVKVLHDVELDIKDGEFVVFVGPSGCGKSTLLRVIAGLEEVTQGTIAIGGRDVSALSPAERKIAMVFQSYALYPHMSVRKNLAFGLENLKFKRAEIEARIAEAARMLAIEPYLDRRPKQLSGGQRQRVAIGRAIVREPDIFLFDEPLSNLDAALRVQTRAEITKLHREIKTTMIYVTHDQVEAMTMADKIVVLRAGRVEQVGAPLELFDNPRNLFVAGFLGSPRMNIIKGKVAAITESGIAIDVASGGRIVSDVDPAGISVGQEVLAGIRPAHFLRSSGQGLPFVVQYHEGLGTETYVYGNLEGQDEQIIIHEAGHFAPHQGDRLVIDADPARIHLFDPKSELAFARRSGQGRR comes from the coding sequence ATGGCAGAACTGAAACTTTCCACCGTCAACAAGGCGTACGGCACGGTCAAGGTCCTGCATGACGTTGAGCTCGACATCAAGGACGGCGAATTCGTCGTCTTCGTCGGCCCGTCGGGATGCGGCAAGTCGACCCTGCTGCGCGTCATCGCCGGTCTCGAAGAGGTCACGCAGGGCACGATCGCGATCGGGGGACGCGACGTCAGCGCGCTTTCGCCAGCCGAGCGCAAGATCGCCATGGTCTTCCAGTCCTACGCGCTCTACCCGCATATGAGCGTGCGCAAGAACCTCGCCTTCGGCCTTGAGAACCTGAAGTTCAAGCGCGCCGAGATCGAGGCGCGGATCGCCGAAGCCGCGAGGATGCTGGCGATCGAACCCTATCTCGACCGGCGTCCGAAGCAGCTTTCCGGTGGCCAGCGCCAGCGTGTGGCGATTGGCCGGGCGATCGTGCGCGAACCCGACATCTTCCTCTTCGACGAGCCGCTGTCGAACCTCGACGCGGCGCTGCGAGTCCAGACCCGCGCCGAAATCACCAAGCTCCACCGTGAGATCAAGACGACGATGATCTATGTCACGCACGACCAGGTCGAGGCGATGACCATGGCCGACAAGATCGTCGTGCTGCGCGCCGGGCGGGTCGAGCAGGTGGGCGCACCGCTGGAGCTGTTCGACAATCCGCGCAATCTCTTCGTCGCCGGCTTCCTCGGTTCACCGCGCATGAACATTATCAAGGGCAAGGTTGCAGCCATCACGGAAAGCGGCATCGCCATCGATGTCGCGAGCGGCGGCAGGATCGTCAGCGATGTCGATCCCGCCGGCATTTCCGTGGGGCAGGAGGTTCTCGCCGGCATAAGGCCTGCGCATTTCTTGCGATCCAGCGGGCAGGGCCTGCCATTTGTCGTCCAGTATCACGAGGGCCTGGGCACCGAGACCTACGTCTACGGCAATCTCGAGGGACAGGACGAGCAGATCATCATCCATGAGGCAGGCCATTTCGCACCTCACCAGGGCGACCGGCTCGTGATCGATGCCGATCCGGCACGTATTCATCTGTTCGATCCCAAAAGCGAACTTGCTTTTGCCCGTCGATCGGGACAGGGGAGGCGCTGA
- a CDS encoding glycoside hydrolase family 28 protein, translating to MSASSLVAIEALDGDNTDRLQSEIDSLSVAGGGRLELLAGIHLCRGLRLHSGVDLHLAAGAILRPVPDYAAYAHTTVSVVAEKSDRGMIVANGARRISLTGEGRIEAGCDNFITGDDESVGTFIPAEFRPRVVVFEGCDEVEISSVTISRSPMWTLHFVDCTDLTVRNVTIENDRRLPNTDGIVLDACRGAVIEDCRISTADDGICLKTSIGPQGVAIGRCENILIRRCSVESLSCALKIGTETHGDVSNVLFEDCNVSASNRALGIFSRDGGRISNVRFSRIAVECRETPDGFWGSGEALTVNVIDRVAERPAGAIENLIVEDVTGRMEGAITVIAAAPSGIRNVSLARIAIDQQAGTLGTGRTYDLRPTNADLAPRADGGGRANAWTRGSDGRVIGLQNYPGGMPAVYVADVTGISMNEVRITRPAPLPQGWNENDVVFETATSDGSGAWQN from the coding sequence ATGAGTGCTTCCTCCCTCGTCGCGATTGAGGCGCTCGACGGCGACAATACCGACCGCCTGCAGTCCGAAATCGACAGTCTTTCGGTTGCCGGCGGCGGCCGCCTGGAGCTCCTGGCGGGCATCCACCTCTGCCGGGGGCTCCGGCTGCATTCCGGCGTCGATCTGCATCTTGCCGCCGGCGCGATCCTGCGTCCTGTCCCCGATTATGCGGCTTATGCGCATACGACGGTTTCGGTGGTCGCCGAGAAATCGGACCGCGGCATGATTGTCGCTAACGGTGCGCGGCGGATCAGCCTGACGGGGGAAGGGCGCATCGAGGCCGGCTGCGACAACTTCATCACAGGCGACGATGAAAGCGTGGGAACCTTCATCCCGGCCGAATTTCGTCCCCGCGTCGTCGTCTTCGAAGGCTGCGACGAGGTCGAGATCAGCTCCGTCACCATTAGCCGCTCGCCGATGTGGACGCTGCATTTCGTCGACTGCACCGATCTCACGGTCCGCAACGTCACCATCGAAAACGATCGCCGCCTTCCCAATACCGACGGCATCGTGCTCGACGCCTGCCGTGGCGCCGTCATCGAGGATTGCAGGATATCAACGGCCGACGACGGCATATGCCTGAAGACGAGCATCGGCCCTCAAGGCGTCGCCATCGGGCGATGCGAAAACATCCTAATTCGCCGTTGCTCCGTTGAGAGTTTGAGCTGCGCGCTGAAGATCGGCACGGAAACGCATGGTGACGTCAGCAACGTCTTATTCGAGGATTGCAATGTCTCGGCTTCCAACCGAGCGCTCGGCATATTCTCCCGCGACGGCGGGCGGATCTCGAACGTGAGGTTCTCGCGGATTGCGGTAGAGTGCCGGGAAACACCGGATGGTTTTTGGGGCTCAGGGGAGGCGCTGACCGTCAATGTCATCGACCGCGTCGCCGAACGCCCCGCGGGCGCCATCGAAAACCTGATCGTCGAAGACGTGACCGGCCGTATGGAAGGGGCGATCACCGTCATTGCGGCAGCACCTTCTGGCATCCGCAATGTGTCGTTGGCCCGTATCGCCATCGATCAGCAGGCCGGCACGCTTGGCACCGGGCGGACCTATGACCTGCGTCCGACGAACGCCGACCTCGCACCGAGGGCCGATGGCGGCGGGCGGGCCAATGCCTGGACCCGCGGTTCGGACGGCCGGGTGATCGGCTTGCAGAACTATCCCGGCGGAATGCCTGCCGTCTACGTGGCCGACGTCACCGGGATATCGATGAACGAGGTGCGGATCACACGGCCGGCACCGCTGCCGCAAGGCTGGAACGAAAACGACGTCGTCTTCGAAACGGCGACATCTGATGGGAGTGGGGCATGGCAGAACTGA
- a CDS encoding glycoside hydrolase family 88/105 protein: MNTASVDNAALLTTIDRVATAFSRLRGIKEGLVTDSAASGIQFDEWDWEVGVGLYGFLRRAISANDQKALQELVAWYSAQIERGIPPRQINSTAPMLPLAILVQHVERPDFRALVEDWAEWLVKELPKTEDGGFQHVVKERLNDGELWDDTLFMACLFLAQAGVLCGRDDWIDEAVYQFVIHTRYLSDPVSGLWYHGWTFNGRHNFANAFWARGNAWITVAIPELFDLVPTLSQKDRRFLSNVLVSQVRSLKAYQRPDGMFTTLLDDPASPLETSATAGIAYGILRAIDAGILDESDKVYAERALAAVLAQIDDEGVVHGVSDGTPMGHDLDFYRRIPNLPTPYGQALTMLLLTEVLIESGRRQ; this comes from the coding sequence ATGAACACAGCATCTGTCGACAACGCCGCTCTCCTGACGACCATCGATCGCGTGGCGACGGCTTTCAGCCGACTCCGGGGCATCAAGGAGGGTCTCGTCACGGACAGCGCCGCCTCCGGCATCCAGTTCGACGAATGGGACTGGGAAGTCGGCGTCGGCCTTTACGGATTCTTGCGCCGCGCAATATCCGCCAATGACCAGAAGGCGTTGCAGGAGCTCGTTGCGTGGTACAGCGCCCAAATCGAACGGGGTATTCCGCCGCGCCAGATCAACAGCACGGCGCCGATGCTGCCGCTCGCGATCCTCGTTCAGCATGTCGAGCGTCCCGATTTTCGCGCGCTGGTCGAGGACTGGGCCGAATGGCTCGTCAAGGAGCTGCCGAAGACCGAGGATGGTGGCTTCCAGCATGTCGTCAAGGAACGTCTCAACGACGGGGAATTGTGGGACGACACGCTGTTCATGGCCTGCCTCTTCCTCGCCCAGGCCGGCGTCCTCTGCGGGCGCGACGACTGGATTGACGAGGCCGTCTATCAGTTCGTAATCCACACTCGCTATCTTTCCGACCCGGTAAGCGGCCTTTGGTATCACGGCTGGACCTTCAACGGCCGGCACAATTTCGCCAATGCCTTCTGGGCGCGCGGCAATGCCTGGATCACGGTGGCGATCCCCGAACTCTTCGATCTCGTGCCGACGCTCAGTCAGAAGGACCGGCGTTTCCTGTCGAACGTCCTCGTCAGCCAGGTGCGTTCGCTCAAGGCTTACCAGCGGCCGGACGGCATGTTCACGACGCTTCTGGACGACCCGGCTTCGCCACTCGAAACCTCGGCAACCGCGGGCATCGCCTATGGCATATTGCGCGCCATCGACGCCGGCATTCTCGACGAGAGCGACAAGGTCTATGCAGAGCGCGCGCTTGCGGCGGTGCTGGCGCAGATCGATGACGAAGGCGTTGTCCACGGCGTTTCCGACGGCACGCCGATGGGTCACGATCTCGATTTCTACCGGCGCATCCCGAACCTGCCGACGCCTTACGGCCAGGCGCTGACCATGCTGCTTCTGACCGAAGTGCTTATCGAGAGTGGCCGCCGCCAATGA
- a CDS encoding ABC transporter substrate-binding protein — protein sequence MKTYLSGAFALALATVSFAWSSVAMAETQTITFLFTDDDQAYVERMEALSKEFETAHPDIKVNFVSSGYDAVAKQLPVQLAIGEGPDIAKITDWQLAPYYLDMRPLMKDPDGFAKLHGDSLNTLRFPGVNDPNSINGYVASQTFNLPFVNKTLFEQANEPLPQPTATLKEIVEASARVAKATGAQIPFTMDRSGHRFSGAAFSYGSNYVKDGKFSFPDDAAKRYITDLYNWTKDGSFPKEMWGAAGGTQYKNMGDEFVNGNVVTYLAGNWMVNPFQKKIGDGFDWTALSAPCGDAGCYAMPGGTAIVGFKRTKHPEAVAAFIEFLGSENIQREIAENYVILTGADIKDPQYKLESKNAKDAMAVFLAARNSAPQAARDLERLKGSGAIYQTIVQRMSQLFVGELSLEETFKAMAADVDKVNVTLAANK from the coding sequence ATGAAAACCTATCTATCAGGGGCTTTCGCACTGGCGCTGGCCACCGTTTCTTTCGCATGGTCGAGCGTCGCCATGGCGGAAACCCAGACGATCACCTTTCTCTTCACCGACGACGACCAGGCTTACGTCGAGCGCATGGAAGCGCTGAGCAAGGAATTCGAAACCGCGCACCCCGACATCAAGGTGAATTTCGTCTCGTCGGGCTATGATGCCGTCGCCAAGCAGCTGCCGGTGCAGCTTGCCATCGGCGAAGGTCCTGACATCGCCAAGATCACCGACTGGCAGCTCGCGCCCTATTACCTCGACATGCGCCCGCTGATGAAGGATCCGGACGGCTTCGCCAAGCTGCACGGCGACAGCCTGAACACGCTTCGCTTCCCCGGCGTCAACGATCCGAATTCGATCAACGGCTACGTCGCGTCACAGACCTTCAACCTGCCCTTCGTCAACAAGACGCTCTTCGAACAGGCGAACGAACCGCTTCCGCAGCCGACCGCCACGCTGAAGGAAATCGTCGAAGCCTCCGCCCGGGTCGCCAAGGCGACCGGCGCCCAGATCCCCTTCACGATGGACCGCTCCGGCCACCGCTTCTCGGGTGCCGCCTTCTCCTACGGCTCGAATTACGTCAAGGACGGCAAGTTCTCGTTCCCTGACGATGCCGCCAAGCGCTACATCACCGATCTCTACAACTGGACGAAGGACGGCTCTTTCCCCAAGGAAATGTGGGGTGCTGCCGGCGGAACCCAGTACAAGAACATGGGTGACGAATTCGTCAACGGCAATGTCGTGACCTATCTCGCCGGCAACTGGATGGTCAATCCGTTCCAGAAGAAGATCGGCGACGGCTTCGACTGGACGGCACTCAGCGCGCCCTGCGGCGATGCCGGCTGCTATGCTATGCCCGGCGGCACCGCGATCGTCGGTTTCAAGCGCACCAAGCACCCGGAAGCCGTGGCCGCCTTCATCGAGTTCCTCGGGTCTGAAAACATCCAGCGTGAAATCGCCGAAAACTACGTCATCCTGACCGGCGCCGACATCAAGGATCCGCAATACAAGCTCGAGAGCAAGAACGCCAAGGATGCCATGGCCGTCTTCCTCGCGGCCCGCAACAGTGCGCCGCAGGCAGCCCGCGATCTGGAACGCCTCAAGGGATCTGGGGCCATCTATCAAACGATCGTGCAGCGGATGAGCCAGCTGTTCGTCGGCGAGCTTTCCCTCGAAGAGACCTTCAAGGCCATGGCCGCAGACGTCGACAAGGTCAACGTGACGCTCGCCGCCAACAAGTAA
- a CDS encoding DUF3422 domain-containing protein gives MPMGSEHPLRRELHNELHARPSLYFDGDTDVWHVAIVGDNGSPLLPDSLPGLEDVSTTLGGNHGIGRFGDGRLKWEAHTEFLSLTFVAPAASAPGSHPPEAFKACCDRIDGKVIAAVRVLVRDEKDGPALEKPKLDYVASRVGGGDAEVHSNFRLSDSGFVEFLFFNHNLNAYRTGRMVRRVLEIETYRMMAMLAMPMARETISQLSAFDRRLDLLITHMQSAVKVDKALLSEVTRLSSDVLNFSALARHRFGATKAYAEIVTSRVSELREERVEQRQRIGTFIGRRFQPAVRSVHAAERRLDELAERVSLAGDLLRTTVQVQLEDQNASLLTSMEERARIQVHIQQAVEGFSVIAITYYTVGLAKICLESITELGVDPHMAKLAVLAAIPLVLLAVWTAVRHVRRSIAGAPHSPVSGNR, from the coding sequence ATGCCGATGGGTTCCGAACATCCGCTGCGCAGGGAGTTGCATAACGAGCTGCATGCGCGGCCGTCGCTTTACTTCGATGGCGATACCGACGTCTGGCATGTCGCCATCGTCGGCGACAACGGCTCGCCTCTGCTGCCGGATTCCCTTCCGGGATTGGAGGACGTCTCAACCACCCTCGGAGGCAACCACGGAATCGGCCGCTTCGGCGACGGCCGGCTGAAATGGGAGGCGCATACCGAGTTTCTAAGCCTCACCTTCGTCGCTCCGGCAGCGTCTGCGCCCGGCAGCCATCCGCCCGAGGCTTTCAAGGCCTGCTGCGACAGGATCGACGGAAAGGTGATTGCAGCCGTCCGGGTGCTGGTGCGCGACGAGAAGGACGGGCCGGCTCTCGAAAAACCCAAGCTCGACTACGTCGCCTCCAGGGTCGGCGGCGGCGATGCCGAAGTACATTCGAATTTCCGCCTGAGCGACAGCGGTTTCGTCGAATTCCTGTTCTTCAACCACAACCTCAACGCCTATCGCACCGGCCGCATGGTCCGGCGCGTCCTCGAAATCGAGACATACAGGATGATGGCGATGCTGGCGATGCCGATGGCGCGCGAGACGATCTCGCAGCTCTCGGCCTTCGACCGGCGCCTCGATCTGCTGATCACGCACATGCAAAGCGCCGTCAAAGTCGACAAGGCGCTGCTTTCCGAAGTGACGAGGCTCTCCTCCGACGTCCTCAACTTCTCCGCGCTTGCGCGCCACCGCTTCGGGGCGACCAAAGCCTATGCGGAGATCGTCACCAGCCGGGTATCGGAGCTGCGCGAAGAGCGCGTCGAGCAGCGCCAGCGGATCGGCACCTTCATCGGACGACGCTTCCAGCCGGCCGTGCGTTCCGTGCATGCCGCAGAACGCCGCCTCGACGAACTCGCCGAACGGGTCAGTCTCGCCGGCGATCTGCTCAGAACCACCGTTCAGGTTCAGCTCGAGGATCAGAACGCTTCGCTGCTGACCTCGATGGAAGAAAGGGCGCGAATCCAGGTGCATATCCAGCAGGCGGTCGAAGGCTTCTCCGTTATCGCCATCACCTATTACACCGTGGGCCTCGCCAAGATCTGCCTCGAAAGCATTACCGAGCTGGGCGTCGATCCGCATATGGCCAAGCTCGCGGTGCTTGCAGCCATCCCGCTCGTGCTCTTGGCTGTGTGGACCGCCGTTCGCCACGTTCGCAGAAGCATTGCCGGCGCCCCACACAGCCCGGTATCCGGAAATCGCTGA
- a CDS encoding MarR family winged helix-turn-helix transcriptional regulator: MAEVERTAAGSALTKLILDLFRLNNRMLTSGDRLVANLGLTSARWQVLGTIEASERPQPVAWLARDMGANRQNVQRIVNDLEKEGLVAFAANPHHRRAQLVVLTEKGRITCEAAMRLQAPWASGLADGLEVTEIERTHRVMRALLHKLEGSEEAREEA; the protein is encoded by the coding sequence ATGGCTGAAGTTGAACGAACCGCCGCGGGATCCGCATTGACCAAGCTCATCCTTGACTTGTTCAGGCTCAACAACCGGATGCTGACGTCAGGAGACAGGCTCGTCGCCAATCTCGGGCTGACGAGCGCGCGCTGGCAAGTTCTCGGCACCATCGAAGCTTCGGAACGCCCGCAGCCGGTCGCCTGGCTGGCGCGCGACATGGGAGCCAACCGCCAGAACGTGCAGCGCATCGTCAACGATCTGGAGAAAGAGGGGCTCGTCGCTTTTGCAGCCAACCCCCATCACCGGCGCGCGCAACTCGTCGTGCTGACGGAAAAGGGACGGATCACCTGCGAGGCGGCCATGCGCCTCCAGGCTCCATGGGCGAGTGGTCTCGCGGACGGTCTCGAGGTCACCGAGATTGAGAGGACGCATCGCGTCATGAGGGCGCTTCTTCACAAGCTGGAAGGAAGCGAGGAGGCTCGTGAAGAGGCCTGA
- a CDS encoding antibiotic biosynthesis monooxygenase family protein gives MPHFRPMDPTFPIDRQLGLEASPVVLVNLFTLDKADEPRFLEVWQDDAAFMKRQPGFISTQLHRALGENPTYLNYAVWESTAHFQAAFVHPEFRAKTSAYPSSAVASPHLFQKVAVAGICVA, from the coding sequence ATGCCACATTTTCGTCCGATGGACCCCACCTTCCCGATCGACCGGCAACTCGGCCTCGAAGCCTCCCCGGTCGTGCTGGTCAACCTGTTCACCCTCGACAAGGCGGACGAGCCGAGATTCCTCGAGGTCTGGCAGGACGACGCCGCCTTCATGAAGCGCCAACCCGGCTTCATCTCCACGCAGTTGCACCGCGCGCTCGGCGAAAACCCGACCTATCTCAATTACGCCGTCTGGGAATCCACCGCGCATTTCCAAGCCGCCTTCGTCCATCCTGAATTCAGGGCGAAAACCTCTGCTTATCCCTCGTCGGCGGTCGCGTCACCGCATCTCTTCCAGAAGGTCGCAGTCGCCGGCATCTGCGTGGCCTAG
- a CDS encoding carbohydrate ABC transporter permease: MMNDATSRHSQSRHRILRRIGSFVSYATLSLVALLFLFPFFWMVSNAVRSNTEVMAVPVRILPEEYQWGNFVEALVSLPFGTFLLNSVIVACGVTAIVIVVSCLSAYAFARLRFPGREGLLLTYLSTLMIPQVMLVIPLFLVVSKLGWINTYHGMILPVAFSSFGTFLLRQFILGIPKDLDEAAMMDGASRLRILVRVIVPLAMPAISLLALFTFIAQWKSFLWPLIATSGLDKATLPLGLTLFQTQQGTSWNYIMAGATISMVPGVILAIVLQRVIYKGISVGSGFGGR, from the coding sequence ATGATGAATGACGCGACTTCACGGCATTCCCAGTCCCGACATCGCATCCTGCGACGGATCGGCAGCTTCGTCAGCTATGCCACATTGTCGCTGGTCGCGCTGCTCTTCCTCTTTCCCTTCTTCTGGATGGTGTCGAACGCGGTGCGTTCCAACACCGAAGTGATGGCCGTGCCGGTCCGCATCCTGCCCGAGGAATACCAATGGGGCAATTTCGTCGAGGCGCTGGTGTCGCTGCCCTTCGGCACCTTCCTCCTGAATTCTGTTATTGTCGCCTGCGGCGTCACCGCGATCGTCATCGTGGTATCCTGTCTCTCTGCCTATGCTTTCGCCAGGCTGCGGTTTCCCGGCCGCGAGGGGCTGCTGCTCACCTATCTCAGCACGCTGATGATCCCTCAGGTGATGCTGGTCATCCCGCTCTTCCTCGTCGTCAGCAAGCTCGGCTGGATCAACACCTATCACGGTATGATCCTGCCGGTCGCATTTTCGTCGTTCGGCACCTTCCTGCTGCGTCAGTTCATCCTCGGCATTCCCAAGGATCTCGACGAGGCGGCGATGATGGACGGCGCCTCGCGGCTGCGCATCCTTGTCAGGGTCATCGTTCCTCTCGCCATGCCGGCGATCAGCCTCTTGGCGCTCTTCACCTTCATCGCCCAGTGGAAGAGCTTTCTCTGGCCGCTGATCGCCACCAGCGGCCTCGATAAAGCCACGCTGCCGCTCGGGCTCACCTTGTTCCAGACGCAGCAGGGCACCTCGTGGAATTACATCATGGCAGGTGCGACGATCTCCATGGTGCCGGGCGTGATCCTGGCCATCGTGCTGCAGCGGGTGATCTACAAAGGCATCAGCGTGGGCTCCGGTTTCGGTGGAAGATAG
- a CDS encoding ABC transporter substrate-binding protein produces MKVLKKTLLLAAIGGSLFATSASAEQVNLTWQMWTGSEADTKSWQHLADMVTAKYPDIKVTLTTTGWVDYWTRLPVLAASGQLADIVSMQSLRMPNFYSLLEPLNDRIAADKFDIGAFTPSIIGGMSVDKQLYGLPYDVGPWVIYYNVDAIQAAGIPLPKPGWTLAEFTDAAKKLTKDGKYGFGITPQNYSVLASAWGDKYVNDAGELDLTNPSAIAAAERVIGFAAKDKVAPLVPSSADVGTVIQGRFNSGNVAMYVDGPWSIIGMKDKAKFKIGLTTLPRDDAKELAAVTAGSGFGISTTSKNKDAAWKAIQVLTSPEALQYLAEQGRALPARTASQASWYKVAAKDITNGGEALDYSLAHSVPYVITNNWAAVENLFNQYFPPAFGGSADARQTMESIQSLVQQ; encoded by the coding sequence ATGAAGGTTCTGAAGAAAACGCTTTTGCTCGCCGCAATCGGCGGAAGCCTCTTTGCCACATCCGCTTCGGCCGAGCAGGTCAACCTGACCTGGCAGATGTGGACCGGTTCGGAGGCCGACACCAAGAGCTGGCAGCACCTGGCCGATATGGTGACTGCCAAATATCCCGATATCAAGGTGACGCTGACGACGACGGGCTGGGTCGACTACTGGACGCGGCTGCCGGTGCTGGCGGCGTCCGGCCAGCTTGCCGACATCGTGTCCATGCAGTCGCTGCGCATGCCGAACTTCTATTCGCTGCTCGAGCCGCTGAACGACCGCATCGCCGCCGACAAGTTCGATATCGGGGCCTTTACCCCTTCGATCATCGGCGGCATGTCCGTCGACAAGCAGCTTTACGGCTTGCCTTATGACGTCGGTCCGTGGGTCATCTATTATAACGTGGACGCGATCCAAGCTGCCGGCATTCCCTTGCCGAAACCGGGCTGGACGCTCGCCGAGTTTACCGATGCCGCCAAGAAGCTGACGAAGGACGGCAAGTACGGCTTCGGCATCACCCCACAGAACTATTCGGTCCTGGCCTCGGCCTGGGGCGACAAATACGTGAACGACGCCGGGGAACTCGACCTTACCAATCCAAGCGCCATTGCCGCTGCCGAAAGGGTGATCGGCTTTGCCGCCAAGGACAAGGTCGCGCCGCTGGTGCCGTCGAGCGCCGATGTCGGCACGGTTATCCAGGGTCGCTTCAACTCGGGCAATGTCGCCATGTATGTCGATGGCCCCTGGTCGATCATCGGCATGAAGGACAAGGCGAAGTTCAAGATCGGCCTGACCACGCTGCCGCGTGACGACGCCAAGGAACTTGCGGCCGTCACGGCGGGATCAGGTTTCGGCATTTCCACGACGAGCAAGAACAAGGATGCGGCCTGGAAGGCGATCCAGGTGCTGACCAGTCCGGAAGCATTGCAGTATCTCGCCGAACAGGGGCGCGCGCTCCCGGCGCGCACGGCTTCGCAAGCCTCCTGGTACAAGGTGGCGGCCAAGGACATCACCAATGGCGGCGAGGCGCTCGACTATTCGCTGGCGCATTCGGTGCCCTATGTGATCACCAACAATTGGGCGGCGGTGGAAAATCTCTTCAACCAATATTTCCCACCCGCCTTCGGCGGCAGCGCCGACGCCAGGCAGACGATGGAGTCCATCCAGAGCCTCGTGCAGCAATAG
- a CDS encoding alpha-L-fucosidase: MTSSERLPENSASGAGKHAWFSYDRLGMFIHWGLYALGARHEWLKNREELSDDHYQRYFDNFDPDLYDPKEWARRARLAGMKYVVVTTKHHEGFCLWDSKVTDYKAPNTPCGRDLLTPLVEAFRAEGLKIGFYYSLLDWHHPDFPIDLHHPLRNHPEAKALNAGRNVANYAAYMREQVRELLTGFGRVDIIWFDFSYPGPAREYRGLPGKGRADWESERLVELARELQPEIIINNRLDLPPGILPDITTPEQYTPRVAPAIASQGVLWEACHTFSGSWGYHRDEDSWKSPEQIIQLLIDSVALGGNLLMNVGPTGRGTFDARAIAALEVYQNWMAVNARSIYGAGPSELPAPAGCRYTQRGNRLYLHVYNWPYRHIHIEGIAGRIAYVQFLHDASEVRWLTHTRDVDPNVGVMVPEGMVMLELPVRRPDVTVPVIEIILKA, encoded by the coding sequence GTGACGAGTTCGGAGCGCCTGCCGGAGAATTCGGCATCGGGGGCGGGTAAGCACGCCTGGTTCAGCTATGACCGCCTCGGTATGTTCATCCATTGGGGCCTTTATGCTCTTGGAGCCCGGCACGAGTGGTTGAAGAACCGCGAAGAGCTGAGCGACGACCATTACCAGCGCTATTTCGACAATTTCGATCCCGACCTCTACGATCCCAAGGAATGGGCGCGTCGCGCCCGTCTCGCCGGCATGAAATATGTCGTGGTGACGACCAAGCATCACGAGGGTTTCTGCCTTTGGGACAGCAAGGTCACCGACTACAAGGCGCCGAACACCCCCTGCGGCCGGGATCTGCTGACGCCGCTGGTCGAGGCCTTCCGCGCCGAGGGGTTGAAGATCGGCTTCTATTATTCGCTGCTCGACTGGCATCATCCGGATTTCCCGATCGACCTTCACCATCCCTTGCGCAACCATCCCGAAGCCAAGGCGCTGAATGCCGGCCGCAACGTTGCCAACTATGCGGCCTATATGCGCGAACAGGTGCGCGAGCTTCTGACCGGCTTCGGTCGCGTCGACATTATCTGGTTCGATTTCAGCTATCCCGGGCCCGCCCGCGAATATCGCGGCCTGCCCGGCAAGGGGCGCGCAGACTGGGAGAGCGAGCGGCTGGTCGAACTGGCGCGCGAGCTGCAGCCCGAAATCATCATCAACAACCGCCTCGATCTGCCGCCGGGAATTTTGCCCGACATAACCACGCCGGAGCAATATACGCCACGCGTGGCGCCCGCCATCGCGAGCCAAGGGGTGCTCTGGGAAGCCTGCCACACTTTCAGTGGCTCCTGGGGCTATCACCGTGACGAGGATAGCTGGAAGAGCCCGGAACAGATCATCCAGCTGCTGATCGATTCCGTTGCGCTCGGCGGCAACCTCCTCATGAATGTCGGCCCGACCGGGCGGGGCACGTTCGATGCGCGCGCCATCGCCGCGCTCGAGGTCTACCAGAACTGGATGGCCGTCAACGCGCGCTCCATCTATGGAGCCGGTCCGTCCGAACTTCCGGCACCGGCCGGCTGCCGCTACACCCAGCGGGGCAACCGACTGTATCTGCATGTTTATAACTGGCCTTACCGCCACATCCACATCGAGGGCATCGCCGGCAGGATCGCCTATGTGCAGTTCCTGCATGACGCCAGCGAAGTGCGCTGGCTCACCCACACCAGGGATGTGGATCCCAATGTCGGCGTGATGGTGCCGGAAGGCATGGTCATGCTCGAGCTGCCGGTCCGGCGACCGGACGTTACCGTCCCGGTGATCGAGATCATCCTCAAGGCATGA